Proteins encoded together in one Nostoc sp. PCC 7524 window:
- a CDS encoding HigA family addiction module antitoxin codes for MNNWQNITDTRLVRLIHPGEVIADILDDLDINTAKFAEILGVSNQIVNEIINGQRAITVDIAIRLGKALGNGPRLWLNLQQKVDIWDALQSHKEEYEQFITLV; via the coding sequence ATGAATAATTGGCAAAATATTACTGATACTAGATTAGTCAGACTAATACATCCTGGTGAAGTAATTGCAGATATTCTAGATGATTTAGATATTAATACTGCAAAATTTGCAGAAATTTTAGGAGTATCTAATCAAATAGTTAATGAAATTATTAATGGTCAAAGAGCAATTACGGTAGATATAGCAATCCGTCTTGGTAAAGCGTTAGGAAACGGGCCAAGACTTTGGCTCAATCTTCAGCAAAAGGTTGATATTTGGGATGCTTTGCAAAGCCATAAGGAAGAATATGAGCAATTCATAACACTTGTTTAG
- a CDS encoding magnesium chelatase subunit H, giving the protein MFTHVKSTIRHIAPDNLGGRNLIKVVYVVLESQYQSALSQAVRTINSNNPNLAIEISGYLIEELRDPENYEEFKREVESANIFIASLIFIEDLAQKVVTAVEPHRDRLDVAVVFPSMPEVMRLNKMGSFSLAQLGQSKSAIAQFMRKRKEKSGAGFQDGMLKLLRTLPQVLKYLPMDKAQDARNFMLSFQYWLGGSPENLENFLLMLADKYVFKSVDKQNSSSLAYQAPVVYPDMGIWHPLAPTMFEDVREYLNWYTVRKDISSDLKDPLAPCVGLVLQRTHLVTGDDAHYVAMVQELESLGAKVLPVFAGGLDFSKPVDAYFYEPTTKTPLVDAVISLTGFALVGGPARQDHPKAIDALKRLNRPYMVALPLVFQTTEEWLDSDLGLHPIQVALQIAIPELDGAIEPIILSGRDGATGKAIALQDRIEAVAQRALKWANLRRKPKLNKKVAITVFSFPPDKGNVGTAAYLDVFGSIYEVMQALRNNGYDVQDLPENAKELMEQVIHDAQAQYASPELNIAYKMSVPEYEALTPYSQRLEENWGPPPGHLNSDGQNLLIYGKQFGNVFIGVQPTFGYEGDPMRLLFSRSASPHHGFAAYYTYLERIWGADAVLHFGTHGSLEFMPGKQMGMSGECYPDNLIGTIPNLYYYAANNPSEATIAKRRSYAETISYLTPPAENAGLYKGLKELSELIASYQTLKDSGRGIPIVNTIMDKCRIVNLDKDINLPETDAKDMTPEERDNIVGSVYRKLMEIESRLLPCGLHVIGKPPSAEEAIATLVNIASLDRQEEEILSLPRIIASSIGRDIDEIYQNSDRGVLEDVQLLQDITLATRAAVRALVQEQTDAEGRVSLVSKLNFFNMGKKEPWVEALQKAGYPKVDASALKPLFEYLEFCLQQVCADNELGALLKGLEGEYILPGPGGDPIRNPDVLPTGKNIHALDPQSIPTAAAVQSAKIVVDRLLARNKAENNGNWPETIACVLWGTDNIKTYGESLAQIMWMVGVRPVPDALGRVNKLELIPLEELGRPRIDVVINCSGVFRDLFINQMNLLDQGVKMAAEADEPLEMNFVRKHALQQAQDLGINLRQAATRVFSNASGSYSSNINLAVENSTWDSEAELQEMYLKRKSFAFNSDNPGMMDESRQIFESTLKTADATFQNLDSSEISLTDVSHYFDSDPTKLVASLRGDGKKPASYIADTTTANAQVRTLSETVRLDARTKLLNPKWYEGMLSHGYEGVRELSKRLVNTMGWSATAGAVDNWIYEDANETFIKDEEMQKRLMNLNPHSFRKMVSTLLEVNGRGYWETSEENLDRLRELYQEVEDRIEGIE; this is encoded by the coding sequence ATGTTCACCCACGTCAAGTCCACCATTAGACACATTGCGCCTGATAATCTAGGCGGACGTAACTTAATTAAGGTGGTCTATGTCGTGCTTGAGTCCCAGTACCAGAGCGCACTGTCGCAAGCGGTTCGCACGATTAACTCGAACAATCCCAACCTGGCGATTGAAATCAGTGGTTATTTGATTGAGGAACTCAGAGATCCTGAGAACTATGAAGAGTTCAAACGGGAAGTCGAGAGTGCCAATATCTTTATCGCCTCATTGATTTTCATCGAAGACTTAGCACAGAAAGTAGTTACAGCAGTAGAACCACACCGCGATCGCTTGGATGTAGCTGTTGTGTTTCCCTCTATGCCAGAGGTAATGCGCCTGAATAAAATGGGCAGTTTTTCCTTGGCACAATTGGGTCAATCGAAGAGTGCGATCGCCCAATTCATGCGGAAACGCAAGGAAAAATCCGGTGCTGGTTTCCAAGATGGGATGCTGAAACTGTTGCGAACCCTACCGCAAGTGCTGAAGTATTTACCAATGGACAAAGCACAAGATGCTCGCAATTTTATGTTGAGCTTTCAGTATTGGCTGGGAGGTTCGCCAGAAAACCTGGAAAACTTCTTGCTGATGCTAGCGGATAAATACGTATTTAAATCTGTAGATAAACAAAATTCGTCATCTCTCGCATATCAAGCACCAGTAGTTTACCCGGATATGGGTATCTGGCATCCTTTAGCACCAACAATGTTTGAGGATGTCAGGGAGTACCTCAACTGGTACACAGTCCGTAAGGATATATCCAGTGATTTAAAAGATCCCTTAGCTCCCTGTGTGGGTTTGGTATTACAACGCACACACCTAGTTACGGGTGATGATGCCCATTATGTGGCGATGGTGCAGGAGTTGGAATCACTGGGTGCAAAGGTATTACCAGTATTCGCTGGTGGTTTAGACTTCTCCAAGCCTGTAGATGCTTACTTCTACGAACCAACGACCAAAACACCGTTAGTAGATGCAGTCATATCTTTAACAGGTTTTGCGTTGGTAGGCGGCCCCGCTAGACAAGACCATCCCAAGGCAATTGATGCTCTCAAACGCCTGAATCGTCCTTATATGGTGGCATTGCCTTTAGTATTCCAAACTACTGAAGAGTGGCTGGATAGCGATTTGGGCTTACATCCCATTCAGGTGGCATTGCAAATTGCCATTCCCGAATTAGATGGAGCAATTGAGCCGATTATATTATCGGGTAGAGATGGGGCAACAGGGAAAGCGATCGCTCTCCAAGACCGTATCGAAGCCGTAGCACAACGCGCTTTGAAGTGGGCGAACCTGCGCCGTAAGCCCAAACTAAACAAAAAAGTTGCCATCACTGTTTTCAGTTTCCCCCCCGATAAAGGTAACGTGGGAACAGCCGCATACCTGGATGTATTCGGCTCGATTTACGAAGTGATGCAGGCACTCAGAAACAACGGCTACGACGTGCAGGACTTGCCAGAAAACGCTAAAGAGTTGATGGAACAAGTTATCCACGACGCACAGGCACAGTATGCTAGCCCCGAACTCAACATTGCCTACAAAATGTCAGTGCCAGAATACGAGGCACTTACACCCTATTCTCAACGCCTGGAAGAAAACTGGGGGCCACCACCAGGACACCTCAACAGCGACGGACAAAACCTATTAATTTACGGTAAGCAATTCGGTAACGTTTTCATCGGTGTACAGCCCACCTTCGGTTATGAAGGCGACCCCATGCGGCTGTTGTTCTCCCGTTCCGCCAGCCCTCACCACGGTTTTGCAGCTTACTACACTTACCTAGAAAGAATTTGGGGTGCAGATGCCGTACTGCACTTTGGTACTCACGGTTCTTTGGAATTTATGCCCGGTAAGCAAATGGGGATGTCGGGTGAATGCTACCCCGATAACCTCATTGGCACAATTCCCAACCTGTACTATTACGCAGCTAACAACCCCAGCGAAGCAACAATTGCGAAACGCCGCAGTTACGCCGAGACAATTTCCTACTTGACACCACCTGCGGAAAACGCTGGTTTGTATAAAGGGTTGAAGGAACTCAGCGAGTTAATTGCTTCTTACCAAACCTTAAAAGATAGCGGTCGCGGTATCCCCATCGTCAACACGATCATGGATAAATGCCGCATCGTCAACCTGGATAAAGATATTAACTTGCCAGAAACCGATGCCAAAGATATGACCCCCGAAGAACGGGATAATATTGTCGGCAGCGTCTACCGCAAGTTGATGGAAATCGAATCTCGGTTGTTACCTTGTGGCTTGCACGTCATTGGTAAACCCCCAAGTGCAGAAGAAGCGATCGCCACCCTAGTAAACATTGCTAGCTTAGACCGTCAAGAAGAAGAAATTCTCAGCTTACCCCGGATTATTGCCAGCAGTATTGGGCGCGATATTGACGAAATTTACCAAAATAGCGATCGGGGTGTACTAGAAGATGTCCAACTTCTACAAGACATCACCCTAGCAACCCGCGCCGCCGTTCGCGCCTTGGTACAAGAACAAACAGATGCTGAAGGCAGGGTTTCTCTAGTTTCCAAGTTGAATTTCTTCAACATGGGCAAAAAAGAACCTTGGGTAGAAGCATTACAAAAAGCAGGTTATCCCAAAGTTGATGCTTCCGCATTGAAGCCCCTGTTCGAGTATTTAGAATTCTGCTTGCAACAAGTTTGTGCAGACAACGAACTCGGCGCATTACTCAAAGGCTTAGAAGGCGAATACATTCTTCCCGGCCCTGGTGGCGATCCCATCCGTAACCCCGATGTATTGCCCACAGGTAAGAACATTCACGCCCTCGACCCCCAATCAATTCCCACGGCTGCGGCTGTGCAATCAGCAAAAATCGTTGTCGATAGACTATTGGCAAGAAATAAAGCCGAAAACAACGGTAATTGGCCGGAAACCATCGCCTGTGTTCTCTGGGGAACAGATAACATCAAAACCTACGGCGAATCACTAGCACAAATCATGTGGATGGTGGGTGTACGTCCAGTTCCCGACGCGTTAGGACGGGTGAACAAGTTGGAGTTAATTCCCTTAGAAGAGTTAGGAAGACCCAGAATTGATGTAGTCATCAACTGTTCTGGTGTATTCCGCGACTTGTTCATCAACCAGATGAACCTGCTAGATCAAGGGGTAAAAATGGCGGCGGAAGCGGATGAACCTTTAGAAATGAACTTCGTCCGCAAACACGCACTACAACAAGCCCAGGATTTGGGAATTAACCTCAGACAAGCAGCAACCCGCGTTTTCTCCAACGCTTCCGGTTCTTACTCGTCAAACATCAACTTGGCAGTAGAAAACAGCACTTGGGACAGTGAAGCCGAATTACAGGAAATGTACCTCAAGCGCAAATCCTTCGCCTTCAATTCCGATAACCCCGGAATGATGGACGAATCTCGGCAGATTTTTGAAAGCACCTTGAAAACTGCTGATGCAACTTTCCAAAACCTGGATTCCTCCGAGATTAGTTTGACAGACGTTTCCCACTACTTCGACTCAGACCCCACCAAGCTTGTAGCAAGTCTGCGTGGCGATGGTAAAAAACCAGCATCTTACATTGCAGACACCACCACAGCTAACGCCCAAGTCCGCACATTATCAGAAACCGTGCGCTTAGATGCCCGTACCAAATTGTTAAATCCCAAGTGGTATGAAGGTATGCTGTCTCACGGTTATGAAGGTGTACGCGAACTCTCCAAGCGGTTGGTAAACACAATGGGTTGGAGTGCAACAGCCGGCGCAGTGGACAACTGGATTTATGAGGATGCAAACGAAACCTTCATCAAAGATGAAGAAATGCAGAAACGTTTGATGAACCTCAACCCCCATTCTTTCCGCAAGATGGTATCCACATTGTTGGAAGTGAATGGTCGCGGTTACTGGGAAACTAGCGAGGAGAATTTAGACCGCCTCCGCGAGTTGTACCAAGAAGTTGAAGACCGAATTGAGGGGATAGAATAG
- a CDS encoding MbnP family copper-binding protein yields MQLSAKLAVFTLVTIPCTAILGNYAISLASTTETQEVTIRFNSKVGQQPFECGKTYTLGKPAKEFTLSDFRFYISDVALIDAKGKAVPLTLAQDGKWQYQNVALLDFENKSGACSNGTVETRNQVIGTVPKGQYQGLQFTLGIPFNLNHEDSVIAPSPLNLTSLWWNWRFGYKFARIDLEKHRHTSPGAKHDEPNHQAQGFPIHLGSTGCQAQTGSQKPSSCKNPNTVKVVLTKFDTNKNIVVADLAALLTNTNLTINQPNTAPGCMSSPDDSDCVGIMTNFGLPFGDRPASKQKFFRVE; encoded by the coding sequence ATGCAGTTGTCTGCGAAATTAGCGGTGTTCACATTAGTCACAATTCCCTGTACCGCAATTCTGGGGAATTATGCCATCAGTTTAGCTTCTACTACTGAAACTCAAGAAGTCACAATTAGATTTAATAGCAAAGTTGGTCAACAGCCTTTTGAATGTGGCAAAACCTACACTTTAGGTAAACCAGCCAAAGAATTTACCCTCTCTGACTTTCGCTTCTATATATCTGATGTAGCTTTAATCGATGCTAAAGGTAAAGCTGTACCCCTAACCTTAGCCCAAGATGGGAAATGGCAATACCAAAATGTCGCCTTGCTAGACTTTGAAAACAAATCCGGTGCTTGTAGTAACGGCACAGTAGAAACACGTAATCAAGTGATAGGTACAGTACCTAAAGGACAATATCAAGGACTGCAATTTACTCTGGGTATCCCCTTCAATCTCAATCATGAGGATTCCGTCATCGCCCCATCACCCCTAAATTTAACCTCCCTCTGGTGGAATTGGCGATTTGGTTACAAATTTGCTCGCATTGATTTAGAGAAGCATCGTCACACTAGCCCAGGCGCGAAACATGATGAACCCAATCATCAAGCGCAGGGTTTCCCCATCCATTTGGGTAGCACTGGTTGTCAAGCTCAAACAGGTAGTCAAAAACCCTCATCTTGTAAAAATCCCAATACCGTGAAGGTTGTCTTAACTAAATTTGACACCAACAAAAATATCGTGGTTGCAGACTTAGCAGCGTTGTTAACCAACACAAATTTAACCATCAACCAACCAAATACCGCTCCAGGTTGTATGTCATCTCCCGATGATAGCGATTGTGTGGGCATTATGACTAATTTTGGTCTACCATTTGGCGATCGCCCTGCTTCTAAACAGAAATTCTTCAGAGTGGAGTGA
- a CDS encoding toll/interleukin-1 receptor domain-containing protein, whose protein sequence is MFRRRLRNAETLSEHQTAFFSQDGIKIVGINIIYMFNFFSSNNKKNQEYIIFESREWLVEARSLVARTRASNKRIIERNISYVERLLKSSREMQSYTLEIQDILKMFPESKDVRSWIVKEFVYRVLLEAFEFKVGTLRECLEKNILIQEECNFRKQSPEDIFKYLNLKVSEAYLNKSVSIIQNSLRLYKIPEKIINDISEKLIEYDKKNIDTIKNYINEKTYPNLYRQIQCYHKESLNNQNQVNHIVNDLENEKPDKDNMIKIFISHSSIDKELVSKLVELFRASLNIPSREIRCTSLDGYRLPGGANFNDQLRQEV, encoded by the coding sequence TTGTTTAGAAGAAGATTAAGAAATGCAGAAACACTTAGTGAACATCAAACCGCATTCTTTTCACAAGATGGTATAAAAATTGTTGGTATTAACATTATATATATGTTTAATTTTTTTAGTTCAAATAATAAAAAAAATCAAGAATATATTATTTTTGAATCTAGAGAGTGGCTAGTTGAGGCAAGGAGCTTAGTTGCTCGAACTCGTGCTTCTAATAAGAGAATTATAGAAAGAAATATATCTTATGTAGAAAGATTATTAAAGTCTTCTAGGGAGATGCAAAGCTACACACTTGAAATTCAAGATATTCTGAAGATGTTTCCAGAATCAAAAGATGTGCGTAGTTGGATAGTAAAAGAATTTGTTTATCGTGTATTACTTGAAGCGTTTGAATTCAAAGTAGGCACATTAAGGGAGTGTTTAGAAAAAAATATTTTAATTCAAGAAGAATGCAATTTTAGAAAACAAAGTCCTGAAGATATATTTAAATATTTAAATCTCAAAGTATCTGAAGCTTATTTAAATAAATCAGTTTCAATTATACAGAACAGTTTAAGATTATATAAAATTCCAGAAAAAATAATTAATGATATTTCTGAAAAACTAATTGAGTATGATAAAAAAAATATTGATACTATTAAAAATTATATTAATGAAAAAACATATCCAAACCTTTACAGACAAATTCAATGTTATCATAAAGAAAGTTTAAATAATCAGAATCAAGTAAATCATATTGTGAATGATTTAGAGAATGAAAAACCGGACAAAGATAATATGATAAAAATATTTATAAGTCACAGTTCTATTGATAAAGAGCTAGTTTCAAAACTTGTTGAACTTTTTAGGGCTTCATTAAATATTCCTTCCAGAGAGATAAGATGTACAAGTTTGGATGGCTACAGATTGCCTGGGGGAGCTAATTTCAACGACCAGCTTCGTCAAGAAGTTTAG
- a CDS encoding Uma2 family endonuclease, producing the protein MNALTVNLQSVLELTDEQFFNLCQVNRDLKFERTATGELIIMPPTGGETGNKNARITQQVMNWTDADGTGIAFDSSTCFKLPNGADRSPDAAWIKLSRWNALTDEQKEKFPPICPDFVIELLSPSDSLKVAQEKMREYIDNGVRLGLLINRKSRQVEIYRQGKEVELLESPVTVSGEDILNGFVLNLGRIW; encoded by the coding sequence ATGAATGCTTTAACCGTCAACCTTCAATCAGTATTGGAACTGACAGATGAGCAGTTTTTTAATCTATGTCAAGTAAACCGTGACTTGAAATTTGAACGCACTGCTACGGGAGAATTAATTATCATGCCACCCACGGGAGGAGAAACGGGAAATAAAAACGCTAGAATTACTCAACAAGTAATGAATTGGACTGATGCTGATGGTACTGGCATTGCTTTTGATTCTTCTACTTGTTTTAAATTACCTAATGGTGCAGACCGTTCTCCTGATGCTGCTTGGATAAAATTGTCAAGATGGAATGCTTTAACTGACGAACAAAAAGAAAAGTTTCCCCCCATTTGTCCTGATTTTGTAATTGAGTTACTTTCGCCGAGTGATAGTTTGAAGGTTGCACAGGAAAAGATGAGGGAATATATAGACAATGGTGTGCGGTTAGGTTTGTTAATTAATCGTAAATCTCGTCAGGTAGAAATTTATAGACAAGGTAAGGAAGTTGAGCTTTTGGAATCTCCTGTTACAGTATCAGGGGAAGATATTTTAAATGGTTTTGTTTTGAATTTGGGAAGAATTTGGTAA
- a CDS encoding methanobactin export MATE transporter MbnM, whose product MKLTRLFTLAVICLLSICLSMGLSKAFGKSPTSEYDWHLPAWMPKPIVPADNPMSSPKVELGRHLFYEKRLSITGEFSCASCHIQSLAFTDGKTVAVGATGEKHPRNSMSLANIGYNPVLTWANPLITRLETQALVPMFGEHPVEMGMVGREQQILTMLRDDSKYRQMFAIAFGESQEAISLSNLTKALAAFERTLISVNSPYDRYRFGGDSDAISKAAQRGEKLFNSERLECFHCHGGINFSDSVMHDRLAFVEIAFHNTGLYNIDGKGAYPPDNTGVYEITTKPSDMGRFKAPTLRNIALTAPYMHDGSIPTLEAVIDHYKAGGRTIHTGKFAGVGSKNPFKSEFISGFELTEAEKNDLIAFLKSLTDETFIHNPAFSNPN is encoded by the coding sequence ATGAAATTAACTCGTTTGTTTACCCTCGCAGTAATTTGTCTGTTGTCAATTTGTCTCTCAATGGGGCTAAGTAAAGCATTTGGCAAATCACCGACTTCAGAATATGACTGGCATCTCCCAGCTTGGATGCCGAAGCCAATTGTCCCAGCCGATAACCCCATGAGTTCGCCAAAAGTAGAGTTGGGAAGGCATCTTTTTTATGAGAAGCGGTTATCAATCACGGGTGAATTCTCTTGTGCGTCCTGCCATATTCAGTCCTTGGCTTTCACTGATGGGAAAACGGTGGCGGTGGGAGCAACCGGCGAAAAACACCCCCGTAACTCCATGAGTCTCGCTAATATTGGCTACAACCCAGTATTAACTTGGGCTAACCCTTTGATAACAAGGTTGGAAACTCAAGCTTTAGTACCCATGTTTGGGGAACATCCGGTAGAAATGGGTATGGTAGGAAGGGAACAACAAATATTAACAATGCTGCGGGATGACTCCAAATATCGACAGATGTTTGCAATAGCCTTTGGAGAAAGTCAGGAAGCGATTAGCTTGAGTAATCTGACTAAAGCTTTAGCAGCTTTTGAACGTACTTTGATTTCCGTGAATTCTCCCTATGATCGTTATCGCTTCGGTGGCGACTCTGATGCTATTTCAAAAGCTGCTCAACGGGGGGAAAAGTTATTCAACAGCGAACGTCTGGAATGTTTTCATTGTCATGGTGGGATTAATTTTAGCGATTCGGTGATGCACGATCGCCTGGCTTTTGTAGAAATCGCTTTTCACAACACTGGCCTATATAATATTGACGGCAAAGGAGCTTATCCACCAGATAATACTGGTGTTTATGAAATTACTACCAAACCCTCCGATATGGGACGTTTCAAAGCTCCAACTCTGCGAAATATTGCTCTCACTGCTCCCTATATGCACGATGGTAGTATCCCTACTCTAGAAGCAGTTATCGACCACTATAAAGCAGGTGGGAGAACGATTCATACAGGAAAGTTTGCCGGAGTAGGCAGCAAAAATCCTTTCAAGAGTGAATTTATTAGCGGTTTTGAATTAACTGAAGCTGAAAAAAATGACCTGATAGCTTTCCTAAAAAGTTTAACTGATGAAACATTTATTCATAACCCTGCTTTTAGCAATCCCAATTAA
- a CDS encoding tetratricopeptide repeat protein: MNRFILSFSIAVMFAYLVFAAPTYSLSTVEEPNAASVFLQSGIEKLLHGNYQEAIENFNTAIEIQKDFAPAYSDRCLAYLELADYQSAIADCNQALKLTPDNVEAHLNRGLAYYRLGEYRQAIADNNQVIVLKPDDFRAYYNRGIAQAMLGNHQKAISDYNLALITIPQTSTLRLADIYNDRGLAWFELSNLPSAMDDFSKAIHLNPHDYRAYYNRGCACGRSGDNSCAIRDFTASLQLQPDNAQAYLNRGIADHQLGYEQAAIKDLQKAVEYFAQEGVTTSYEKTLNLLKDLQQQLSSQLEIALI; the protein is encoded by the coding sequence ATGAACCGATTCATCTTGAGTTTTAGTATTGCTGTGATGTTTGCTTATCTTGTTTTCGCTGCACCTACATACTCATTATCTACAGTGGAAGAGCCAAATGCAGCGAGTGTATTTCTCCAATCAGGAATAGAGAAATTGTTGCATGGTAATTACCAAGAAGCTATCGAAAATTTTAATACGGCGATTGAGATACAAAAAGATTTTGCGCCGGCTTATAGCGATCGCTGTCTAGCTTATCTAGAATTAGCAGATTATCAAAGTGCCATTGCTGATTGCAATCAAGCTCTCAAATTGACCCCTGACAATGTGGAAGCACATCTTAATCGGGGACTAGCATACTACAGGCTAGGGGAATATAGGCAAGCTATCGCTGACAATAACCAAGTTATTGTTCTCAAGCCTGATGATTTTAGAGCTTACTACAACCGAGGTATAGCCCAGGCAATGTTAGGTAATCATCAAAAAGCTATTTCTGATTACAATCTGGCATTAATCACTATTCCCCAAACATCTACGTTACGCCTAGCAGATATTTACAACGACCGAGGATTAGCTTGGTTTGAGTTATCAAATTTGCCAAGTGCTATGGATGATTTCTCCAAGGCAATTCATCTCAATCCCCATGACTATAGAGCTTACTATAATCGTGGTTGTGCTTGCGGTAGAAGTGGCGATAACTCTTGTGCCATTAGAGATTTTACAGCATCACTTCAACTTCAGCCTGACAATGCCCAAGCCTATCTGAATCGAGGTATTGCTGACCATCAACTTGGTTATGAACAAGCAGCGATCAAAGACTTACAAAAGGCTGTAGAATACTTTGCCCAAGAGGGAGTAACTACAAGCTATGAGAAAACCTTAAACTTACTCAAAGATTTACAGCAACAACTCTCATCGCAGTTAGAAATTGCTCTCATCTAG